The following proteins are encoded in a genomic region of Micromonospora olivasterospora:
- a CDS encoding SIS domain-containing protein, translated as MLNFDEDRFVAIQASAVALAESIDALVGRLLNAGAQNLFFLGAGGAGVLMQPAAQLMQRESAFPTFLENAAELLAVDSKNLGPQSIVVIPSLSGTTKEALAISEFAQKRGATVVALTGNDESPLAKAADHNFTVRAADDTSSESFYLQSLLIALSIQKHRGEREDYAELVSGLKSLPGHLLEIKRAFEDRAAELAIQFADERYHIFTGAGPSWTESWYFATCILEEMQWIRTRPVHASDFFHGTLELVEKGVSVFLLKGEGPTRELAERVERFVPTVTDTFTVIDTADFAMPGVGAGLRALVSHVVHATVLERFSAHLEKVRNHPLTTRRYYRRIDY; from the coding sequence TTGCTGAACTTCGACGAAGACCGTTTCGTGGCCATCCAGGCGTCCGCGGTCGCCCTGGCCGAGTCGATCGACGCCCTCGTCGGCCGGCTGCTGAACGCGGGCGCCCAGAATCTCTTCTTCCTCGGCGCCGGCGGCGCCGGTGTCCTCATGCAACCGGCGGCGCAGCTCATGCAGCGTGAGTCGGCGTTCCCCACGTTCCTCGAGAACGCGGCTGAGCTGCTGGCCGTGGACTCGAAGAACCTGGGCCCGCAGTCCATCGTCGTCATCCCCTCGCTGTCGGGCACGACCAAGGAGGCCCTGGCAATCAGCGAGTTCGCTCAGAAGCGGGGCGCCACGGTCGTCGCGCTGACGGGGAACGACGAGTCCCCGCTGGCGAAGGCGGCCGATCACAACTTCACCGTCCGGGCCGCCGACGACACCTCGTCCGAGTCCTTCTATCTGCAGTCGCTGCTGATCGCCCTCTCGATCCAGAAGCACCGCGGCGAGCGGGAGGACTACGCCGAGCTGGTGAGCGGACTGAAGTCACTGCCGGGCCACCTGCTCGAGATCAAGCGCGCGTTCGAGGATCGCGCCGCCGAGCTGGCCATCCAGTTCGCCGACGAGCGCTACCACATCTTCACCGGGGCCGGCCCGTCCTGGACCGAGTCGTGGTACTTCGCCACCTGCATCCTGGAGGAGATGCAGTGGATCCGGACGCGTCCGGTGCACGCCTCGGACTTCTTCCACGGAACGCTGGAGCTCGTCGAGAAGGGCGTCAGCGTCTTCCTACTCAAGGGGGAAGGCCCCACCCGTGAGCTCGCCGAGCGGGTCGAGCGCTTCGTCCCGACCGTGACCGACACGTTCACCGTCATCGACACAGCCGACTTCGCGATGCCCGGCGTCGGCGCCGGACTGCGCGCCCTCGTAAGCCACGTCGTGCACGCGACCGTTCTCGAGCGCTTCAGCGCGCACCTCGAGAAGGTCCGCAACCACCCTCTGACGACCCGTCGGTACTACCGCCGCATCGACTACTGA
- a CDS encoding substrate-binding domain-containing protein: MGLAACSSDSGSSAGGDNKKVSVSLIIKTQGTSFFKKMADGATKASQDLGVHLTVAAGKVDGDEDTQIQAIENAISRGDQGILITPNGPGVFDAIAKARDAGVKVIALDTVPDPASLVDTTYATDNFEAGRLVGEWTAKKLNGKDATIALLDLFGDKVLTVDYARDQGFLTGMGIDVADPKVNGDEAKTGNYTGGKGGKYTIVGNLPTKGTEDGGRTATETLLSKNPNINVIYGINEPASYGGYQALKAAGKTEGLITVSIDGACDGVNYVKDGILQATAQQYPLKMAEMGVKAIHDLVVNGTEPKSDEGKDFVSTGVNLVTEDPQDGVKSIDATEGLKDCF; this comes from the coding sequence ATGGGCCTCGCGGCCTGCTCGTCGGACAGCGGCTCCTCAGCCGGTGGTGACAACAAGAAGGTGTCGGTCTCACTGATCATCAAGACCCAGGGCACCTCCTTCTTCAAGAAGATGGCCGACGGCGCCACGAAGGCCTCGCAGGACCTGGGCGTGCACCTGACCGTCGCCGCCGGCAAGGTGGATGGCGACGAGGACACCCAGATCCAGGCCATCGAGAACGCCATCTCCCGCGGCGATCAGGGCATCCTCATCACCCCGAACGGGCCGGGAGTCTTCGACGCCATCGCCAAGGCGCGGGATGCCGGCGTGAAGGTCATCGCTCTCGACACGGTGCCGGACCCGGCGTCGCTGGTCGACACGACTTACGCCACCGACAACTTCGAGGCGGGCCGCCTGGTCGGCGAGTGGACGGCGAAGAAGCTCAACGGCAAGGACGCCACCATCGCCCTTCTCGACCTGTTCGGCGACAAGGTGCTGACCGTGGACTACGCCCGGGACCAGGGGTTCCTCACCGGAATGGGAATCGACGTAGCCGACCCCAAGGTCAACGGCGACGAGGCCAAGACCGGCAACTACACGGGCGGCAAGGGCGGCAAGTACACCATCGTCGGCAACCTGCCGACGAAGGGCACCGAGGACGGCGGCCGCACCGCGACCGAGACGCTGCTCAGCAAGAACCCGAACATCAACGTCATCTACGGCATCAATGAGCCGGCCTCGTACGGCGGCTATCAGGCGCTGAAGGCGGCGGGCAAGACCGAGGGCCTGATCACGGTCTCGATTGACGGCGCCTGCGACGGCGTGAACTACGTCAAGGACGGCATCCTGCAGGCCACCGCCCAGCAGTACCCGCTGAAGATGGCGGAAATGGGCGTCAAGGCCATCCACGACCTGGTGGTCAACGGCACGGAACCGAAGTCGGACGAGGGCAAGGACTTTGTCAGCACCGGCGTCAACCTCGTGACCGAAGACCCTCAGGACGGCGTGAAGAGCATCGACGCGACCGAGGGCCTCAAGGATTGTTTCTGA
- a CDS encoding ABC transporter permease, producing the protein MTNTVPPPTAAPDLSSAFLDRSTPLSRVRDLLHRHPAISPAVVLVVSVLVFGLLNDRFLAPANLSLITQQVAVVGTLAIAQTLVILTAGIDLSVGAAMILAAMVMAQSASSTGVPPTLSLVLGLLAGTAAGGLNGLLVTRLKLPPFIVTLGTLSIFTALTLLYTSGNTVRGSQLSDTLTLTGNTLPVLGIKVSVGVLIMLALYILIAYVLNRTAWGRHVYAVGDDKEAARLSGIRVDRVLASVYLVAGAIIAVTAWIQIGRTNAASPNSGIDLNLDSITAVVIGGTSLFGGRGAIWGTLLGALIVGVFRNGLALAGLDVLYQTLTVGVLVIVAVAVDQWIRKAKS; encoded by the coding sequence ATGACCAACACGGTACCGCCGCCGACCGCGGCACCAGATCTGTCTTCGGCCTTTCTCGACCGCTCGACGCCTCTTTCTCGCGTGCGCGATCTGCTACACCGGCATCCCGCCATCAGCCCCGCCGTCGTCCTCGTCGTCTCGGTGCTCGTGTTCGGACTGCTCAACGACCGCTTCCTGGCTCCGGCCAACCTTTCCCTGATCACCCAGCAGGTCGCCGTCGTCGGCACCCTCGCGATCGCACAGACCCTGGTCATCCTGACCGCGGGGATCGATCTCTCGGTCGGCGCGGCCATGATCCTGGCCGCCATGGTCATGGCTCAGTCGGCGTCGTCCACCGGTGTCCCGCCGACGCTCAGCCTGGTGCTCGGGCTCCTCGCCGGCACCGCCGCGGGCGGCCTGAACGGGCTTCTCGTGACCCGCCTCAAGCTTCCGCCGTTCATCGTGACACTGGGGACGCTGAGCATCTTCACCGCTCTGACACTGCTCTACACCAGCGGCAACACGGTGCGCGGCTCGCAGTTGTCCGACACGCTCACCCTCACCGGCAACACTCTCCCGGTGCTCGGCATCAAGGTCAGCGTCGGCGTGCTCATCATGCTCGCCCTCTACATCCTGATCGCGTACGTCTTGAACCGGACGGCGTGGGGACGGCACGTCTATGCCGTGGGCGACGACAAGGAAGCCGCGCGGCTCTCGGGTATCCGCGTGGACCGGGTGCTCGCCTCGGTCTACCTCGTCGCCGGGGCGATCATCGCGGTCACCGCGTGGATCCAGATCGGGCGTACCAACGCGGCCAGCCCGAACTCCGGCATCGACCTCAACCTGGACTCCATCACGGCGGTCGTCATCGGTGGGACGAGCCTGTTCGGTGGCCGGGGCGCCATCTGGGGCACGCTGCTGGGCGCCCTCATCGTCGGTGTGTTCCGCAACGGTTTGGCGCTCGCCGGCCTCGACGTCCTCTATCAGACCCTGACGGTCGGAGTCCTGGTGATCGTGGCCGTGGCAGTCGACCAGTGGATCCGGAAGGCGAAGTCATGA
- a CDS encoding ATP-binding cassette domain-containing protein, translating into MTVETVAGKPVLEARDLVKTYGRVVGLDGVGLQLFPGEILAVVGDNGAGKSTLIKCLTGAEIPTSGELFINGSPVSFKRPQDARDAGLETVYQTLAVSPTLDVASNLFLGREIRRKGFAGTMLRALDVKGMRERARAELAELGISTLQDVTVPVENLSGGQRQAVAVARAAAFGSKIVVLDEPTAALGVRESNQVLQLIRTLRDRGTAVILISHNMPQVFEVADRIHIQRLGKCAGTITPQSHSMTDAVAIMTGAQTL; encoded by the coding sequence ATGACGGTCGAGACAGTTGCCGGCAAGCCCGTCCTCGAGGCACGGGACCTGGTCAAGACGTACGGACGGGTGGTCGGCCTCGACGGAGTCGGGCTCCAGCTCTTCCCGGGTGAGATCCTCGCCGTGGTCGGCGACAACGGCGCCGGCAAATCCACGCTGATCAAGTGCCTGACCGGTGCGGAGATCCCGACCTCGGGTGAGCTGTTCATCAACGGCTCGCCGGTCAGTTTCAAGCGGCCCCAGGACGCGCGGGACGCGGGGCTGGAGACGGTCTACCAGACGCTGGCGGTCTCCCCGACGCTCGACGTCGCCTCCAACCTCTTCCTCGGGCGGGAGATCCGGCGCAAGGGCTTCGCAGGGACGATGTTGCGGGCCCTCGACGTCAAGGGAATGCGCGAGCGGGCTCGGGCCGAATTGGCCGAGTTGGGAATCTCGACGCTGCAAGACGTGACCGTGCCGGTCGAGAATCTCTCCGGTGGCCAGCGTCAGGCCGTCGCGGTGGCCCGGGCCGCGGCCTTCGGATCGAAAATCGTCGTGCTGGACGAGCCGACCGCCGCGCTCGGGGTGCGCGAGTCCAACCAGGTGCTCCAGCTGATCAGAACTTTGCGCGACCGGGGCACCGCGGTCATTCTGATCAGCCACAACATGCCCCAGGTGTTCGAGGTCGCCGACCGCATCCACATTCAGCGCCTGGGGAAGTGCGCCGGCACCATCACCCCGCAGAGCCACTCGATGACCGACGCCGTCGCGATCATGACCGGAGCACAGACCTTATGA
- a CDS encoding PfkB family carbohydrate kinase, giving the protein MSTGRQPWVAVVGDNCVDRYRGSEDRDYSGGNAFNVAVQLARAGVAVRYFGAVGTDALQAVIRSGLEVNGISTDDLTVLDGPTAVTEISVAANGDRIFDREDFGVTADYFPTEAQLDQIAEAVWVHIGMLPEATRLRKALAGRITVSQDCAVATGLTDLDVAFLSAGETGDARELAAGAAAAGVGVVVATRGAEGSVCLSGDRWYEQAALPAIIVDTTGAGDSFIAGFIAARLSRRSLPEALETGARFAAAACAYRSGWPHLPLDKESR; this is encoded by the coding sequence ATGAGCACCGGACGACAGCCCTGGGTCGCGGTCGTCGGCGACAACTGCGTGGACCGCTACCGGGGCAGCGAGGACCGCGACTACTCCGGGGGCAACGCCTTCAACGTGGCGGTTCAGCTCGCCCGGGCCGGAGTGGCGGTGCGCTACTTCGGCGCGGTGGGCACCGACGCCCTGCAAGCGGTCATCCGGTCCGGGCTCGAGGTCAACGGGATCTCCACCGACGACCTCACCGTGCTCGACGGACCCACGGCGGTCACGGAGATCAGCGTCGCCGCCAACGGCGACCGCATCTTCGACCGGGAGGACTTCGGCGTGACCGCGGACTATTTCCCCACGGAGGCGCAGCTCGATCAGATCGCCGAGGCCGTCTGGGTGCACATCGGCATGCTGCCGGAGGCGACCCGGCTGCGGAAGGCGCTGGCCGGCCGGATCACCGTCAGCCAGGACTGCGCGGTCGCCACCGGGCTGACCGACCTCGATGTCGCGTTCCTCTCGGCCGGTGAGACCGGCGACGCCCGCGAACTCGCCGCCGGCGCGGCCGCCGCCGGAGTGGGAGTGGTCGTCGCGACGCGCGGCGCCGAGGGCTCGGTCTGTCTCAGCGGGGACCGCTGGTACGAGCAGGCCGCCCTACCGGCGATCATCGTCGACACCACCGGCGCCGGCGACAGCTTCATCGCCGGCTTCATCGCGGCCCGCCTCAGCCGCCGATCCCTGCCCGAGGCGCTGGAGACGGGCGCCCGCTTCGCGGCGGCCGCCTGCGCCTACCGCTCGGGCTGGCCCCACCTGCCACTGGACAAGGAGTCACGGTGA